The proteins below come from a single Pedobacter aquae genomic window:
- the pfkA gene encoding 6-phosphofructokinase, producing MTNTIKKIGVFTSGGDSPGMNAAIRAVVRTALYHNIEVVGIRRGYEGMINAEFQDMDRKSVANIIQRGGTILKTARSQAFLTPEGRQIAYNNLKKINVDALVAIGGDGTFTGAKVFGEEFDMPILGLPGTIDNDLFGTDFTIGYDTAINTVINAVDKIRDTAESHDRLFIVEVMGRDCGLIALRSGIGVGAESILIPETKTDINAIIHRLEISRKDKSSKIIMVAEGDDAGGAFEVAEIIKARFPNYDTKVSILGHIQRGGSPTCMDRVLASRVGVAAVEGLLNGERSQMVGLIHGKIAFTSFEQAIKHHVEVNENLLKIVEVLSL from the coding sequence ATGACAAATACCATCAAAAAAATAGGCGTTTTTACATCTGGAGGCGATTCACCAGGTATGAATGCAGCAATTAGAGCTGTAGTACGTACCGCTTTATATCATAATATAGAAGTTGTTGGTATTAGAAGAGGCTATGAGGGGATGATTAATGCCGAGTTTCAGGATATGGACCGTAAATCTGTTGCTAACATTATCCAGCGTGGCGGAACCATTTTAAAAACAGCCAGAAGTCAGGCTTTTTTAACTCCAGAAGGTAGACAGATTGCTTACAATAACCTAAAAAAAATAAATGTTGATGCTTTAGTTGCCATTGGTGGCGATGGTACTTTTACAGGTGCTAAAGTATTTGGCGAAGAGTTTGACATGCCAATTTTAGGCTTGCCAGGCACTATTGATAACGATTTATTTGGTACAGATTTTACCATTGGTTATGATACGGCTATCAATACCGTAATTAATGCGGTAGATAAAATTAGAGATACGGCAGAATCTCATGACCGTTTATTTATTGTAGAGGTAATGGGCAGAGATTGCGGTTTAATTGCACTAAGAAGCGGCATTGGTGTAGGTGCAGAATCTATTTTAATACCAGAAACTAAAACAGACATTAACGCTATTATCCATAGATTAGAGATTAGTAGAAAAGACAAATCTTCTAAAATTATTATGGTTGCCGAAGGTGATGACGCTGGTGGCGCTTTTGAAGTAGCAGAAATTATCAAAGCTCGTTTCCCTAATTATGACACCAAAGTTTCTATACTAGGGCACATCCAACGTGGCGGATCACCAACTTGTATGGATAGAGTTTTAGCAAGCCGTGTTGGCGTTGCAGCTGTTGAAGGTTTACTAAATGGCGAAAGAAGTCAAATGGTTGGTTTAATACACGGAAAAATTGCTTTTACATCTTTTGAACAAGCTATTAAACACCATGTTGAGGTAAATGAAAACCTATTA